In the genome of Drosophila yakuba strain Tai18E2 chromosome 3R, Prin_Dyak_Tai18E2_2.1, whole genome shotgun sequence, one region contains:
- the LOC6535718 gene encoding uncharacterized protein LOC6535718, translating into MHSQWPCLLILLVLIVLVLAACGYYTIIHPKQIHLESCYLKGGSCRESWNCEERFRSRVRTTCINKRKICCMSTVQIKSLQDAEYYAE; encoded by the exons ATGCATAGTCAGTGGCCATGTCTTTTGATCCTGCTTGTTTTAATCGTACTCGTCCTAGCTGCTTGCGGATATTACACCATTATTCACCCGAAACAGATTC ATCTGGAGAGCTGTTACCTCAAAGGCGGATCCTGCCGGGAATCGTGGAACTGCGAGGAAAGGTTCCGCAGTCGCGTTCGCACCACGTGTATCAACAAACGAAAGATCTGCTGCATGTCAACGGTCCAGATAAAGAGCCTTCAGGATGCCGAATACTACGCCGAGTGA